From Bdellovibrionales bacterium, one genomic window encodes:
- the uvrA gene encoding excinuclease ABC subunit UvrA yields MNQSIHVRGAREHNLKNIDVVIPRDKLVVITGLSGSGKSSLAFDTIYAEGQRRYVESLSAYARQFLEVMQKPDVDGIDGLSPAISIEQKTTSRNPRSTVGTVTEIYDYMRLLFARIGVPYSPATGLPIESQTVSQMVDRIAAMEEGTKLLLLAPIVRSRKGEYRKELADLQKQGFQRVKIDGTVYDIEDAPALNKKIKHDIAVVVDRLVVRTAMDHRLADSIETCLKLADGLMFAENATTKEITLFSAKFACPVSGFTIDEIEPRLFSFNNPHGACPACDGLGQKLSFDPALVVPDESLSLNEGALAPWKTTFAAFYQQTLRSMAKHYKESMETPWRKLSPAFREAILHGSGDVSIKIAYEDGTRSFKTTKPFEGVIPNLARRWRETDSSWIREEIGKYQASTPCDACGGQRLKPEALAVKIGGLNISEVAAFSIADAATWFSKLDKKLTKKQRDIASRILKEINERLGFLNNVGLSYLSMSRASGTLSGGESQRIRLASQIGSGLTGVLYVLDEPSIGLHQRDNDRLLETLKRLRDLGNTVLVVEHDEDAIRSADYLIDMGVGAGVHGGSVVAAGTPAQVLKCKDSLTAQYLTGKKSIPVPAQRRKGRKGEWLELFGARENNLKNLHARFPLGVLTCVTGVSGSGKSTLVNETLYKALAKALNNARDPAGKHDSLKGIEFIDKIVDIDQSPIGRTPRSNPATYTGAFTPIRDWFAALPESKARGYAAGRFSFNVKGGRCEACEGDGVTKIEMHFLPDVYVTCDVCNGKRYNRETLEITYRDKSIANVLDMTVEEGAIFFAAVPSIRDKLQTLERVGLSYVKIGQAATTLSGGEAQRVKLSKELSRRATGKTLYILDEPTTGLHFDDVRKLMEVLHALVDQGNSIIVIEHNLEVIKTADHIIDLGPEGGDGGGKIIATGTPEEIAANKASVTGAYLKACLGPFRR; encoded by the coding sequence ATGAACCAATCCATCCATGTGCGCGGGGCGCGTGAGCATAATTTAAAGAATATCGACGTGGTGATTCCGCGCGATAAGCTGGTGGTCATCACGGGCCTGAGCGGCTCGGGCAAGTCCTCGCTGGCGTTTGACACCATCTATGCCGAAGGGCAGCGGCGCTATGTCGAAAGCCTGTCGGCCTATGCGCGGCAGTTTTTGGAAGTGATGCAAAAGCCGGACGTGGATGGCATCGACGGCCTATCCCCCGCCATTTCTATCGAGCAAAAGACGACCTCGCGCAACCCGCGCTCGACCGTCGGGACGGTCACGGAAATCTATGACTATATGCGCCTTCTCTTTGCGCGGATTGGCGTGCCCTATTCCCCCGCGACGGGACTGCCCATCGAAAGCCAGACCGTCTCGCAGATGGTGGATCGCATAGCGGCGATGGAGGAAGGCACGAAACTTCTGCTTCTTGCCCCCATCGTAAGGAGCCGCAAAGGCGAATACCGCAAGGAGCTTGCCGACCTGCAAAAACAGGGCTTCCAGCGCGTCAAGATCGACGGCACGGTTTATGATATTGAGGACGCGCCCGCGCTGAATAAAAAAATCAAGCACGATATCGCCGTGGTGGTGGATCGCCTTGTCGTGCGCACGGCCATGGATCACCGCCTTGCCGACTCCATCGAAACCTGCCTGAAGCTGGCGGATGGATTGATGTTTGCCGAGAACGCGACAACGAAAGAAATCACCCTTTTCTCCGCTAAGTTCGCGTGCCCCGTCAGCGGCTTTACAATTGATGAAATTGAACCCCGCCTGTTTTCCTTTAACAACCCGCATGGCGCGTGCCCTGCCTGCGACGGGCTGGGGCAAAAACTCTCGTTCGATCCCGCGCTTGTCGTACCCGACGAAAGCCTATCGCTGAACGAAGGTGCGCTTGCCCCGTGGAAGACAACCTTTGCCGCGTTTTATCAACAAACGCTGCGCTCTATGGCCAAGCATTACAAAGAGAGCATGGAAACGCCGTGGCGCAAGCTGTCACCCGCATTTCGTGAGGCAATCCTGCATGGCAGCGGCGATGTTTCCATCAAAATCGCCTATGAGGACGGAACGCGCAGCTTTAAAACCACCAAGCCGTTTGAAGGTGTAATCCCCAATCTGGCGCGGCGCTGGCGCGAAACGGATAGCAGCTGGATCCGTGAGGAAATCGGCAAGTATCAGGCCTCTACACCTTGCGACGCTTGCGGTGGGCAACGCCTGAAGCCCGAAGCCTTGGCCGTAAAAATCGGTGGCCTGAATATCAGCGAGGTGGCGGCGTTCTCGATTGCCGATGCCGCGACGTGGTTTTCCAAACTGGACAAAAAGCTGACGAAAAAGCAGCGCGACATTGCCTCACGCATCCTTAAGGAAATCAATGAACGCTTAGGCTTTCTTAACAACGTCGGCCTTTCCTATCTGTCTATGTCCCGCGCCAGTGGTACGCTATCGGGCGGCGAGAGCCAGCGCATCCGCCTTGCCTCGCAAATCGGCTCTGGCCTTACGGGCGTTTTGTATGTTCTGGATGAGCCGTCCATCGGTCTGCATCAACGCGATAATGATCGCCTGCTGGAAACACTGAAACGCCTGCGCGATCTGGGCAACACCGTTCTGGTTGTCGAGCATGATGAGGACGCGATCCGCAGCGCCGACTACCTGATCGATATGGGCGTGGGGGCTGGCGTGCATGGCGGCAGCGTCGTGGCGGCGGGAACACCCGCGCAAGTCCTAAAGTGTAAGGACAGCCTGACCGCGCAATACCTGACGGGCAAGAAAAGCATCCCCGTTCCGGCGCAACGCCGCAAGGGACGCAAGGGAGAATGGCTAGAGCTTTTTGGCGCACGCGAAAACAACCTGAAGAACCTGCATGCGCGTTTTCCTTTGGGCGTTTTGACCTGCGTCACGGGCGTATCGGGCAGTGGCAAATCCACGTTGGTCAACGAAACGCTGTATAAGGCTCTGGCCAAAGCGCTGAACAATGCCCGCGATCCGGCGGGCAAGCATGACTCCCTGAAAGGCATTGAGTTTATCGACAAGATCGTGGACATCGACCAATCGCCGATTGGCCGCACGCCGCGATCCAACCCCGCGACCTATACCGGCGCGTTTACGCCCATCCGCGATTGGTTCGCCGCCCTGCCGGAATCCAAGGCGCGAGGCTACGCGGCGGGGCGCTTTTCCTTTAACGTCAAGGGCGGGCGGTGCGAGGCGTGCGAGGGCGACGGCGTCACAAAGATCGAGATGCACTTTCTGCCCGATGTTTACGTCACCTGCGACGTATGCAACGGCAAGCGCTATAACCGCGAGACGCTAGAGATTACCTATCGCGACAAATCAATCGCCAACGTTTTGGACATGACGGTGGAGGAAGGCGCGATTTTCTTTGCTGCCGTCCCTTCCATTCGCGACAAGCTGCAAACGCTGGAGCGCGTGGGCCTAAGCTATGTCAAAATTGGGCAAGCGGCCACCACCTTGTCGGGCGGCGAGGCGCAACGCGTCAAGCTTTCGAAAGAACTTTCGCGCCGCGCAACGGGCAAGACGCTGTACATTCTGGACGAACCCACCACGGGCCTGCACTTTGACGATGTGCGCAAGCTGATGGAGGTTCTGCACGCGCTGGTCGATCAAGGCAATTCCATCATCGTGATCGAACATAATTTGGAAGTCATCAAGACCGCCGATCATATCATCGACCTCGGCCCCGAAGGCGGCGATGGCGGCGGCAAGATTATCGCCACGGGCACGCCCGAAGAAATCGCGGCGAACAAAGCCAGCGTCACCGGCGCGTATTTGAAAGCGTGTTTGGGACCCTTCAGGCGATAA